The sequence taatccaagtttatcgttttaaaaggctaattgatcattagaaaacccttttgcaattatgttagcacagctgaaaacttgtcCTGATTTATAGaacaataaaactgtccttctttagacttgttgagtatctggagcatcagcatttgtggttttgattacaggctcaaaatggccagaaacaattaactatcttctgaaactcgtcagtttatTCTTGATCTGAGAAGGCTATTCCAatcgagaaattgccaagaaactgaagatcttgtacaacactgtgtactactcccttcacagaacagcgtaaactgtctctaaccagaatagaaagagacaaATACATTAATGTCTTGTTTGAGAAACGGGTACCTCACAaggcctcaactggcagcttcattaaatagtacccgcaaagcTTGCTCCtatgtgccaagtttgtagcattATATCCAAGAAGAGTCAAGGCAGTAATTGCTGctaatggtgcttcaacaaagtactgagtaaagggtctgaatatttctgtaaatgtgatatttaagtgttATTTTTCTAAGTTAGCAAAAAtgtctggggtattgtgtgtagattaaggctgtaacgtaacaaaattcgGAAAAAGTCAAgaaatctgaatactttcctgaagGCACTGCCCTGATGGAAGTTCCAATGAATGTTCACATTTTCCTGCGAGGGGTTTGTGTTTAAGAATTTCTTGTTGGTTGTTCTCAAAGGTGATCTGACTGGACAAGTGTTGGCCTACACCAGCCTGCTGCCCATAGCGATCCTCATAGGCTTTGTCACCCTCGTAGTGTTCAAGCGTGAACTGCACACGGTAAGTAATGTAACCCTGATCCTTGCCCCATACGGGGTTACCCAACTCCCTGCTGGATCACTAAATGAGGACAGGACACGTGTCACACTGACACATGACACACGCTAAgccatacagtggcttgcgaaagtgttcataccccttggcatttttcctattttgttgccttacaacctggaattataatatcatttgatttacacaacatgcctaccactttgaagatgcaaaatattttttattgtgaaacaaacaagaaataagacaaaaaaacggaacttgagcgtgcataactaatcaacccccccccaaagtcaatacgttgtagagccaccttttgcagcaattacagctgcaagtctcttggggcatgtctctataagcttggcacatctagccactgggatttttgtccattctttaaggcaaaactgctccagctccttcaggttggatgggttatgctggtgtacaacaatctttaagtcataccacagattctcaattggattgaggtctgggctttgactaggccattccaagacatttaaatgtttccccttaaaccactcgagtgttgctttagcagtatgcttagggtcattgtcctgctggaaggtgaacctccgtcccagtctcgaatctctggaagactgaaacaggtttccctcaagaatttccctgtatttagcgccatccatcatttgttcaattctgaccagtttcccagtccctgccgatggaaaaacatccccacagcatgatgctgctgccaccaccatgcatcactgtggagatggtgttctcggggtgatgagaggtgttgagtttgcgccagacatagcgtcttccttgatggccaaaaagctcaattttagtctcatctgaccagagtacattcttccatatgtttggggagtctcccacattccttttggagaacaccaaatgtgtttgcttatttttttctggccactcttccgtaaagcccagctctgtggagtgtacggcttaaagtggtcctaacGTTGTCCCTGACCTCCGATCTCCGCTGTggcgctttgcagctccttcagcgttatctttggtctctttgttgcctctgattcatgccctccttgcctggtctgtgagatttcgtgggcggccctctcttggcaggtttgttgtggtgccatattctttccatttaaaaaaaatggatttcatggtgctccgtgggatgttcagtttctgattttttttataacccaaccctgatccgTACTTCTCCAAAacgttgtccctgacctgtttggagagttccttggtcttcatagtggtAGGTGGTGCTAGGTGgtgtcccttgcttagtggtgtggcAGACTCTGGggactttcagaacaggtgtgtgtatatatactcagatcatgtgacacttagattgcacacaggtggactttaactaattatgtgacttctgaaggtaattgtttgcaccagatcttatttagaggcttcataacaaagggggtgaatacatatgcatgcaccagttttccatatatatttttttaatttacatttttttaaacaagttatttttaaaatttcacttcaccaatttgggctattttgtgtttgtcaattacatgaaatccaagtaAAAACCCAttcaaattacaggttgtaatgcaacaaaataggaaaaatggcaaggggggtgaatacttttgcaaggcactgtacataaagAAATGCTTGTGCAAGGTCATATAGATGAGATTATCATTGGTCTATTGCCCATTAATAGTAAAGAATAGGCTGATGTTGCAAGTTACATTTCTGTAAGAAAATATCTAAAAGCTGTATTCATACACATGGTGGACTAAGGCATATGATCACACATAATCCTTTTCCCATTCCTCATCCCTAGATCTCTTCCTTCGGGGGGCTCGTCCTGAACGAAGGTGTGAATTGGCTGCTGAAGCATATTCTACGGGAGCCCCGCCCATGTGAAGGTGAGGAAAGCGACAATTCACTTACTATAGTGACCCAGTACAttcatacagtacattcggaaagtattcagacccctcgactttttccacatgtgttactttacagccttattaaaaagaaaaatcgaataaggctgtaacgttacaaaatgtggaaaaagttgaggggtctgaactttctgaatgcactgtacacatacAAATAATGCCAATACAGTGTCTGTCTGTGCATCAAATATACAGTAGGTGTATTGTGTTAATTCTCAGAGTAAAAcacactatgaaagcttaaacAAGTTTATTCTGCCcagagggtcaatacagctgcattagacaaaaacATTTCACACGCACTGATATTTAACCGTTCCTCATAGACTGAGTCTCCTCACTAGTGTGATACGAGCCATAAACTTCTTTCTCCCTTAAGGTGacttgacctcaacccccccccccccccatcactaatccatggctctctccccttatcaatgcctgccacatgtAATCGCTTCCCTGCACTCAACACATTTCAAGCTgagttgcacacactatataccttcctcctataaccattaacttctggtgtagaccctctaaacctCAGCACTCTCTCAgtaacatgaataagtatatttcatattctcagaacccaacaatGGTAACATAAGTTCATACTGTAGGCAAGACAGAATGCAGAAATGGTACACAGCATTACTAAGTTCATGCTTCCAGGATGCAGCCAGACACAGATTTTGTATTAGTCAAAAACAAATGAGCCAATCGCTTTTGTATGGGTCACAGTGGAGAGAACGGGGAGCATTCTCAGTTGTCAGTCGATTTAACGTTGTAGGTTTTATTAGTTTCTTTCAGTCATAGACCGAATTGTACACCAATTTATAATCTTCACATCAATCATATAATTATCAAATGGTAAAATCCCAAACTAGCAAAACACTTAATATGATAGTGttaaaatatacaatatatacacaaAACAACAATACTATGGGTGGCAGCTTGTTGAAGGCATTTCTAACGTAGGCATCTCTGACATTAACCGTCACGAGTTTGACTAATTTCAGCTTTTGATGGACAAAAATGCCCATAAATATTTGTTATTAATGTCATAGCATGTGGTTAAACCCTGTTCTATTTGTGATTGTTATAGCGTGTGGTTAAACCCTGTTCTTCTGTATCTTTTCCCAGGagcgcacacaaccctgacaacAGAGTATGGGATGCCCTCCAGTCATTCCCAGTTCATCTGGTTTTTTGTTGTTTACTTCTTTCTTTTCCTTTATTTGAGGTGACTTACCATTCTCTCCCAGACtacatttatttaaataataataataattatgcaTTGTAACCATACATAACATTTGATGTCGGCTGACGCACTTTGCCCCCTGTGTCTAGAATGCATCAAACGAACAACGCTCGGTGTGTGGAGCTGCTGTGGAGACACATACTGTCCATCACCTTGTTGGGCGTGGCCTTATCAGTGTCATACAGCaggtgagggaggggagggagagacccAGTGTAAAAAAATAGTCTAAGTCTAATTTATCTagatttttatgtatttttagACCATGACACATTTGTCAATTTGGTCCCAACTCTTAACCATTTAGCTGTTAATAACTGTACCGTAATTATCAAAATACAAGAATTGCacaatttttatttaaaaaatgctcAATGTACCTTTTTCGCAGGGTGTACCTGTTGTACCACACTTGGAGTCAGGTCTTCTATGGGGGAGTGGCCGGTAGCACCATAGGAGTAGTCTGGTTCTTCTTCACACAGGAGGTGCTGACACCGCTATTCCCCAAGATAGCAGCATGGTAAAGAACAGGGACACCTCTCAGGGGGCACACAGGCTTAGCAAGAAGTGAACCATCAGAGCCTGGCACAGATTTGGGCAGCGTATACTGTAGCTACTGATGTGTTCATCTTGATTATCTGTTGTGTACTTTTCCCTTTCTCAGTGTGTCTCCATTTTTTATTTTGTCCCACCTCTCTCGCCATCCTTGACTGCTGACAGGCCGATATCAGAGTTCTTTCTGGTGCGGGACACGAGCCTGATCCCCAACATCCTTTGGTTCGAGTACACAGTGACCAGGTCAGAGGCGAGGTAAGGGACATATTTTAATAACCACATTAGGTGGGAATCTGTGTGACTCCAAATAGAGTTGATgtttttaatcatgtttacatgtgTAGTAATGGTTTGAATGTCTGCTTATCCTCCAGAAACAGACAACGGAAGCTTGGAACAAAGCTTCAGTAATCTCAGCAGTTCCTTGGAGAAACTGAgtaaaggaacacacacacacactcattaaaaAACACACTGGAGAATCAATCATCTTCTGGACTGACCTGGTTGAAATGGTAAAAAGGCCATCCATTTACAGGTGGACCAAAAGAGTGTCTGGACTCGGCCCGGATTCCACAGCCTTAGCAAATCCGTCCACATGCTTCTCCTTCTTGTATAGCTTGCCGAAATGCTCCCCCAATGCATGCAAGACCGTGCAAGAGGTATACTATTTAATGATAAattaatataaactcagcaaaaaaagaaacatcctctcactgtcaactgcgtttattttcagaaaacgtaacacgtgtaaatatttgtatgaacataacgagattcaacaactgagacataaactgaacaagttccacagacatgtgactaacagaaatggaataatgtgtccctgaacaaaggggggggggggggtcaaaatcaaaactaACAGTCACTATttgatgtggccaccagctgcattaagtactgcagtgcatttcctcctcatggactgcaccagatttgccagttcttgctgtgagatgttaccccactcttccaccaaggcacctgcatgtTCCCGGCCATTTCTGGGGGGGACGGTCCTAGCCCTcactctccgatccaacaggtcccagacatgctcaatgggattgagatccgggctcttcactggccatggcagaatactgacattcctgtcttgcaggaaatcacgcacagaacgagcagtatggctggtggcattgtcatgctggagggtcatgtcaggatgagcccgcaggaagggtaccacatgagggaggaggatgtcttccctgtaaagcacagcgttgagattgcctgcaatgacaacaagctcagtccgatgatgctgtgacacaccgccccagaccatgacggaccctccacctccaaatcaatcccgctccagagtacaggcctcggtgtaacgctcattccttcgacgataaacgagaatctgaccatcacccctgggagacaaaaccgcgactcgtcagtgaagagcactttttgccagtcctgtctggtccagcgacggtgggtttgtgcccataggcgacgttgttgccggtggtgtctggtgaggacctgccttacaacaggcctacaagccctcagtccagcctctctcagcctattgcggacagtctgagcactgatggagggattgtgcgttcctggtgtaactcgggcagttgttgttgccatcctgtacctgccccgcaggtgtgatgttcggtggtaccgatcctgtgcaggtgttgttacacgtggtctgccactgcgaggacgatgagctgtccgtcctgtctccctgtagcgctgtcataggcgtctcacagtacggacattgcaatttattgccccggccacatctgcagtcctcatgcctccttgcagcatgcccaaggcacattcatgcagatgagcaggaaccctgggcatctttcttttggtgtcagtagaaaggcctctttagtgtcctaagtttccataactgtgaccttaatt is a genomic window of Salvelinus alpinus chromosome 18, SLU_Salpinus.1, whole genome shotgun sequence containing:
- the dolpp1 gene encoding dolichyldiphosphatase 1 isoform X2, translating into MDDFHGRDRVSYWLDGFTYYILIRHRCPGKMASEEQCSVPFRWRSISLTHIEFPAGDLTGQVLAYTSLLPIAILIGFVTLVVFKRELHTISSFGGLVLNEGVNWLLKHILREPRPCEGAHTTLTTEYGMPSSHSQFIWFFVVYFFLFLYLRMHQTNNARCVELLWRHILSITLLGVALSVSYSRVYLLYHTWSQVFYGGVAGSTIGVVWFFFTQEVLTPLFPKIAACVSPFFILSHLSRHP
- the dolpp1 gene encoding dolichyldiphosphatase 1 isoform X1, whose translation is MDDFHGRDRVSYWLDGFTYYILIRHRCPGKMASEEQCSVPFRWRSISLTHIEFPAGDLTGQVLAYTSLLPIAILIGFVTLVVFKRELHTISSFGGLVLNEGVNWLLKHILREPRPCEGAHTTLTTEYGMPSSHSQFIWFFVVYFFLFLYLRMHQTNNARCVELLWRHILSITLLGVALSVSYSRVYLLYHTWSQVFYGGVAGSTIGVVWFFFTQEVLTPLFPKIAAWPISEFFLVRDTSLIPNILWFEYTVTRSEARNRQRKLGTKLQ